One genomic window of Phycisphaerales bacterium includes the following:
- a CDS encoding GC-type dockerin domain-anchored protein: MHTPSLAILTLGLTAATVLAQCDGVRLAPPTDPPPIEFGASVANDGRFWFVGDNNARTLCPGDPFNCSAGAVHVYEMVGGRLEFFQTLSPPNPALGDFFGTSLDADAGRLIVGTMNYQWPGTSRRGGAFVYEYEDGAWTETGRLIPPETVDPLLWRLLGVQVAIDGDMAMLTPLESTENMVFRYRLTASGWEYAEHFAAPNGGPVDAVFGHGYEILPDWVFISAPWDSSVVFRGGSVYAYRRLPDGSLEFAQRLTGDDAPGGALRNNFFGASMSVDDGRLAIGVPSATRDVAEQGSVQIYDLNDGRWQFSEEVVHEHAEELDQLGYSASLHGNLLVASATGDGAPGTPGSGYAFRRGPDGQWRQAAWLVPQPPVRTRQFGYVMASDGRHALFGAREDELPSRERPGAAYLFDLTCTDCPPDLDADGALTIFDFLTFLNLFEDRSSEADFDGDGELTIFDFLAFQTAFDAGCA, translated from the coding sequence ATGCACACGCCATCCCTCGCCATCCTCACCCTGGGCCTGACGGCCGCGACCGTGCTCGCGCAATGCGACGGCGTGCGGCTGGCGCCTCCAACCGATCCTCCGCCGATCGAATTTGGAGCATCGGTTGCCAACGATGGCCGCTTCTGGTTCGTCGGTGACAACAACGCTCGCACGCTCTGCCCCGGCGACCCGTTCAATTGCAGCGCCGGGGCGGTGCACGTGTACGAGATGGTGGGCGGCCGGCTCGAGTTCTTCCAGACGCTCTCGCCACCCAATCCGGCCCTGGGCGACTTCTTCGGCACGAGCTTGGACGCGGACGCCGGCCGACTGATCGTGGGCACGATGAACTACCAGTGGCCCGGGACGTCTCGCCGGGGCGGCGCGTTCGTGTATGAGTACGAAGACGGCGCCTGGACCGAGACCGGCCGATTGATCCCGCCCGAGACGGTCGATCCGTTGCTCTGGCGCCTCCTGGGCGTCCAGGTTGCCATCGATGGCGACATGGCCATGCTGACGCCCCTGGAGTCCACCGAGAACATGGTCTTCAGGTATCGCCTGACGGCCTCCGGGTGGGAGTACGCGGAGCACTTCGCGGCACCCAATGGGGGACCGGTCGACGCAGTCTTTGGTCACGGATACGAGATTCTCCCAGACTGGGTGTTCATCAGCGCGCCCTGGGACAGCTCGGTTGTCTTTCGAGGCGGCTCGGTGTACGCCTATCGGCGCCTGCCCGATGGCTCGCTGGAGTTTGCACAGAGGCTGACCGGAGATGATGCACCGGGTGGAGCCTTACGAAACAATTTCTTTGGCGCGTCTATGTCGGTTGATGATGGGCGCCTTGCCATCGGAGTGCCAAGCGCAACCCGTGATGTTGCGGAACAGGGTTCGGTGCAGATATACGACCTCAACGATGGTCGATGGCAGTTTTCTGAAGAAGTTGTTCACGAGCATGCGGAAGAGTTGGATCAACTCGGATATTCGGCATCGCTCCACGGCAACCTGCTCGTCGCGAGCGCAACGGGCGACGGTGCCCCTGGCACCCCGGGCAGCGGCTACGCGTTCAGGCGCGGGCCCGATGGGCAATGGCGCCAGGCGGCCTGGCTCGTCCCGCAGCCGCCGGTCCGCACGCGACAGTTTGGCTACGTCATGGCCTCGGACGGCCGGCACGCCCTTTTCGGCGCGCGCGAAGACGAGCTTCCCAGCCGCGAGCGGCCTGGCGCTGCCTACCTCTTCGATTTGACCTGCACCGACTGTCCCCCCGACCTCGACGCCGACGGCGCCCTCACCATCTTCGACTTCCTGACCTTCCTCAACCTGTTCGAAGACAGGAGTAGCGAGGCCGACTTCGACGGCGATGGCGAGCTGACCATCTTCGACTTCCTGGCGTTCCAGACCGCCTTCGACGCCGGCTGCGCGTAG
- a CDS encoding bifunctional heptose 7-phosphate kinase/heptose 1-phosphate adenyltransferase — MDTLLAALANWKPFTALVLGDFMLDQQLYGDAERLSADAPVPVLRVTRQEAMPGGAGNLAEDLVALGGTVKVFGVAGDDAEGAMLRDRLSAAGIETEGLITDAARPTTVKRNLIGLAQHRHPQKMFRVDFESRDALPEGVSERLLAALDAALADADVLCLEDYDKGVCDEATCRAAIELAHAHGVPLLVDPASRDDFARYHGCTSITPNRSEAERATGRRHAMNSAAQRQELARELSGSLDCEAVVLTLDKDGALLLERDAEPLTIPTVAREVYDVTGAGDMMLAGLAAARANGLSWPDSVRFANAAAGLEVQIFGVKPIPLADVHRELLRQAGRLTGKLRTLDEVRAEVASVRRNGGTVVFTNGCFDVLHAGHVTLLEKAATFGDFLVVGLNSDDSVRRLKGEGRPVHAGLDRARVLGALEPVGAVVFFEDDTPIDVIEALTPDVLVKGADYAGKEVVGQRAVEDAGGRVELVDLVQGLSTTAALSRMGAER, encoded by the coding sequence GTGGACACCTTACTCGCCGCACTCGCGAACTGGAAGCCCTTCACGGCGTTGGTCCTGGGCGACTTCATGCTCGACCAGCAGCTCTACGGCGACGCCGAGCGGCTGAGTGCCGACGCGCCGGTTCCCGTCCTGCGCGTCACGCGTCAAGAAGCCATGCCCGGCGGCGCCGGCAACCTGGCCGAAGACTTGGTCGCCCTCGGGGGAACGGTGAAGGTCTTCGGCGTGGCGGGCGACGACGCCGAGGGCGCGATGCTGCGTGACCGGCTCTCGGCCGCCGGCATCGAGACCGAAGGACTCATCACCGACGCGGCGCGCCCGACCACGGTGAAGCGCAACCTCATCGGCCTGGCCCAACACCGCCACCCGCAGAAGATGTTCCGCGTCGACTTCGAGTCCCGCGACGCGCTGCCCGAGGGCGTGTCCGAGCGATTGCTTGCCGCACTGGACGCGGCGCTCGCCGACGCCGACGTGCTGTGCCTCGAGGACTACGACAAGGGCGTGTGCGACGAGGCGACGTGCCGGGCCGCCATCGAGCTTGCGCATGCCCACGGCGTGCCGCTGCTGGTCGATCCGGCGTCGCGCGATGACTTTGCCCGCTACCACGGCTGCACGTCGATCACCCCCAACCGGAGCGAGGCCGAACGTGCGACGGGCCGGCGCCACGCCATGAACTCGGCCGCACAGCGCCAGGAGCTGGCGCGAGAGCTGTCGGGCTCTCTGGACTGCGAAGCGGTGGTACTCACGCTCGACAAGGACGGCGCGCTGCTGCTGGAGCGCGATGCCGAGCCGCTGACCATCCCCACCGTCGCGCGTGAGGTCTACGACGTGACGGGCGCGGGCGACATGATGCTCGCCGGACTCGCCGCCGCACGCGCGAACGGACTGTCGTGGCCCGACTCGGTGCGCTTCGCCAACGCCGCGGCCGGCCTCGAGGTCCAGATCTTCGGCGTGAAGCCCATCCCGCTGGCCGATGTGCACCGGGAGCTGCTGCGGCAGGCCGGGCGCTTGACCGGCAAGCTGCGCACGCTCGACGAGGTCCGAGCCGAGGTGGCCAGCGTCCGACGCAACGGCGGCACGGTCGTGTTCACCAACGGGTGCTTCGACGTCTTGCACGCCGGGCACGTGACGCTGCTGGAAAAGGCCGCGACGTTTGGCGACTTCCTCGTCGTCGGGCTGAACAGCGACGACTCGGTCCGCCGACTGAAGGGCGAGGGCCGCCCGGTGCACGCCGGACTCGATCGGGCGCGCGTGCTCGGTGCGCTCGAGCCCGTGGGCGCGGTCGTCTTCTTCGAGGATGACACGCCCATCGACGTGATCGAGGCGCTCACGCCCGACGTGCTGGTAAAGGGCGCCGACTACGCGGGCAAGGAGGTCGTTGGCCAGCGGGCGGTCGAAGACGCGGGCGGTCGCGTCGAGCTCGTTGATCTCGTGCAAGGCCTCAGCACGACGGCGGCCCTGTCGCGCATGGGTGCCGAGCGGTGA
- a CDS encoding DoxX family membrane protein produces the protein MAHAPHLTARQRTALSVPPLLLRLVLAIIFIWAGYTKIFGFMEVTDENRAALVAAGVLQASTEAPVDETPIDEPVDPPADEPSSEPASEPDPLDEPAGDPAGDPAGDPAGDPASDPADEPAGEPDPTEPVEDPALALVPTPGITLVAQSSPERVRKLNGLAMLVYAAANPEPTLADDEDGTLEAQRPMPLWPSAIGSPPWPVVFARAAAWTELIAGVLLLVGLFTRLGGLSIAGIMGVAMWLTQIGPALQSGDTWLGFLPMNDPMDPASYTKILYQLALLAMGLALLFSGPGMLSIDRWIFGKSVADDDD, from the coding sequence ATGGCCCACGCGCCCCATCTCACCGCCCGCCAGCGGACCGCCCTGAGCGTGCCCCCGCTGCTGCTCAGGCTGGTGCTCGCCATCATCTTCATCTGGGCGGGCTACACCAAGATCTTCGGCTTCATGGAAGTGACCGACGAGAACCGCGCGGCCCTCGTCGCCGCCGGCGTGCTCCAGGCGTCGACCGAAGCACCCGTGGACGAGACGCCGATCGACGAGCCGGTCGATCCGCCGGCGGACGAGCCGTCCTCCGAGCCAGCATCCGAGCCCGACCCGCTCGACGAGCCTGCGGGCGATCCGGCGGGCGATCCGGCGGGTGATCCGGCGGGTGATCCGGCATCGGATCCCGCCGACGAACCCGCAGGCGAGCCCGATCCGACCGAGCCGGTCGAAGATCCGGCCTTAGCCCTGGTTCCCACGCCCGGCATCACGCTGGTCGCACAGTCTTCGCCCGAACGCGTTCGCAAGCTCAACGGGCTGGCCATGCTGGTGTACGCCGCGGCCAACCCCGAGCCCACGCTGGCCGACGACGAGGACGGCACGCTCGAGGCCCAGCGGCCCATGCCCCTGTGGCCGTCGGCCATCGGCTCTCCACCGTGGCCGGTCGTCTTCGCTCGGGCGGCCGCGTGGACCGAACTGATCGCCGGCGTGCTGTTGCTGGTCGGGCTGTTCACCAGGCTGGGCGGGCTCTCGATCGCCGGCATCATGGGCGTGGCCATGTGGCTCACGCAGATCGGCCCGGCCCTGCAAAGCGGCGATACCTGGCTCGGCTTCCTGCCCATGAACGACCCGATGGACCCGGCGAGCTACACCAAGATCCTGTACCAGCTTGCCTTGCTGGCGATGGGGCTGGCTCTCCTGTTCTCGGGCCCGGGCATGCTGTCGATCGACCGCTGGATCTTCGGCAAGAGCGTCGCAGACGACGACGACTGA
- a CDS encoding NAD(P)/FAD-dependent oxidoreductase, whose translation MPPPPTITIIGAGAAGLMAAISAGRALGEAGQAGRVVLLDGSKKVGVKILVAGGGRCNVTHYAVDEKQYAGTSRNTIRRVLRSFGVDDTVAFFEELGVTLKREDTGKLFPTTDKARTVLDALLDEVRRLGVDLVHPWRVAGVDRDGDGFVIHRADSDETLRSDRLVLCTGGMALPRSGSDGAGYGFVQGLGHTVTPRVFAALVPLIAGPGSSWLTELSGVSCRAAVEVRSGTGKRLARFENDLLCTHFGLSGPAPMDASRYLTAARHNDPGASMVICWIDRPFEQIDADLQGLGQRTPLTYVREHLPERLARALCERAGVDPATPGNQLSRDGRRALAHLLAATPVEISGDRGFAHAEVTAGGVPLGEINPATMASRTCENLWLAGEILDVDGRIGGFNFQWAWASGWLAGRSVAASVSGAGLLQP comes from the coding sequence ATGCCCCCGCCCCCCACCATCACTATCATCGGCGCCGGGGCCGCCGGGCTGATGGCGGCGATCTCGGCAGGGCGGGCGTTGGGTGAGGCCGGGCAGGCCGGCCGCGTCGTGCTGCTCGACGGGTCGAAGAAGGTGGGCGTCAAGATCCTCGTCGCGGGCGGCGGGCGGTGCAACGTGACGCACTACGCCGTCGACGAGAAGCAGTACGCCGGCACGTCGCGCAACACCATCCGCCGCGTGCTCCGTAGCTTCGGCGTCGACGACACCGTCGCCTTCTTCGAAGAGCTCGGCGTCACGCTCAAGCGCGAGGACACGGGTAAGCTGTTCCCGACCACCGACAAGGCGCGCACCGTGCTCGATGCGTTGCTGGATGAGGTGCGGCGCCTGGGCGTCGATCTCGTGCATCCCTGGCGGGTGGCCGGCGTCGACCGCGACGGCGACGGCTTCGTGATCCATCGCGCCGACAGCGACGAGACGCTGCGGAGCGATCGGCTCGTGCTGTGCACCGGCGGCATGGCCCTGCCGCGGAGCGGGTCGGACGGCGCGGGCTACGGGTTCGTGCAAGGGCTCGGGCACACGGTGACGCCGCGGGTGTTCGCGGCGCTGGTGCCGCTGATCGCCGGGCCCGGGTCGTCGTGGCTCACCGAGCTGAGCGGCGTGAGCTGCCGGGCGGCCGTCGAGGTGCGCAGCGGCACGGGCAAGCGGCTCGCGCGGTTCGAGAACGACCTGCTGTGCACGCACTTCGGCCTGAGCGGCCCGGCCCCGATGGATGCCTCGCGCTACCTGACTGCGGCAAGGCACAACGATCCGGGCGCGTCGATGGTCATCTGCTGGATCGATCGACCGTTCGAGCAGATCGACGCCGACCTGCAGGGCCTGGGGCAGCGCACGCCGCTGACCTACGTGCGCGAGCACCTGCCCGAGCGATTGGCACGTGCGCTCTGCGAGCGCGCGGGCGTCGATCCCGCGACCCCGGGCAACCAGCTCTCGCGCGATGGCCGGCGCGCGTTGGCGCACTTGCTCGCAGCAACGCCGGTCGAGATCTCGGGCGACCGCGGCTTCGCGCACGCCGAGGTGACGGCGGGCGGCGTGCCGCTCGGCGAAATCAACCCCGCGACCATGGCCAGCCGCACGTGCGAGAACCTGTGGCTGGCCGGCGAGATCCTGGACGTCGACGGCCGGATCGGCGGGTTTAACTTCCAGTGGGCGTGGGCGAGCGGGTGGCTGGCGGGGCGGAGCGTGGCTGCGAGCGTCTCTGGAGCGGGGCTACTTCAGCCATGA
- a CDS encoding sodium:proton antiporter: protein MEAHGAVQSLALAFGAGALVTLVSDRVRQPAILFLLLIGFALGVNGLGLVNGDALGTSGLLAIVSVSVGLLVFEGGLGLDRATIARAPGAVRGLLTIAVLVSWALTALLAHFLVDLPLDLSILLGAMLVVTGPTVIAPILRRTPLSPRLHATLKAESILIDPIGVVAAVSTLEIVRLAIEQPGETNAAGVLVQFLLPAGTGVGLGIASGYAAARVLRIINGDRKSDTQTIVLLGLSACMISFGLAEAVASEAGLVAATLSGLVLANAARPSAESMRRYKETTAIMLVGALFILLASRVQLGRLVDVSWQEVVFVAAMVLVVRPLSVIAGTIGTGLTYRERAYAALIAPRGIVAISLGAIVAIEMTRTAANVVESRPSLEADAKQLETLVVLVIVVTVTLAGLTSGPLAKLLRVQAGRPNGVIIVGAHRLGRDVAAHLRAVGVPVRVVDTNAANIAAAAGEGISTSMGSATDIRWMDQEVASTGFGNVLALSDNGEVDGAVARWAAQRFGVAQVLQWRRDKPEPATKGHPQAGTALKWGRPLRHMLFQMDAGLARVATWEGERMGAVALIGVDDTSQVHLIDDGDVEKAFPNGVPDGLHFIGVETGPAQKPPVKTEGDEAPTPDAIEQAGVDEPGDDNAGEA from the coding sequence ATGGAAGCTCATGGGGCCGTCCAAAGCCTGGCGTTGGCCTTCGGTGCGGGCGCGCTCGTCACGCTCGTGAGCGATCGCGTCCGCCAGCCGGCCATCCTCTTCCTGCTGCTGATCGGCTTTGCCCTGGGCGTCAACGGCCTCGGGCTCGTGAACGGCGACGCGCTGGGCACGTCGGGCTTGCTGGCGATCGTGTCGGTCTCGGTCGGCCTGCTGGTGTTCGAGGGGGGGCTGGGGCTCGACCGCGCCACCATTGCGCGCGCTCCGGGCGCGGTGCGCGGCCTGCTCACCATCGCCGTGCTGGTCAGCTGGGCCCTTACCGCTCTGCTGGCGCACTTCCTCGTTGACTTACCGCTGGACCTCTCGATCTTGCTCGGCGCGATGCTCGTGGTGACCGGGCCGACCGTCATCGCTCCCATCCTGCGACGCACGCCGCTGAGCCCGCGGCTGCACGCGACCCTGAAGGCCGAGAGCATATTGATCGATCCGATCGGCGTCGTCGCGGCGGTCTCGACGCTCGAAATCGTTCGATTGGCGATCGAGCAACCAGGAGAAACGAACGCCGCCGGCGTGCTCGTGCAGTTCCTGTTGCCGGCCGGCACGGGGGTGGGCCTGGGCATCGCCTCGGGGTACGCCGCCGCCCGCGTGCTGCGCATCATCAACGGCGATCGCAAGAGCGATACGCAGACCATCGTGCTCCTGGGCCTGTCTGCGTGCATGATCTCGTTCGGGCTCGCCGAGGCGGTCGCCAGCGAGGCCGGCCTAGTCGCCGCGACCCTGAGCGGGCTGGTGCTGGCCAATGCCGCACGGCCGAGCGCAGAGTCGATGCGTCGATACAAGGAGACGACCGCGATCATGCTCGTGGGCGCCCTGTTCATCCTGCTCGCGTCTCGCGTGCAGCTTGGCAGGCTGGTCGACGTGTCGTGGCAGGAGGTCGTGTTCGTCGCGGCGATGGTGCTGGTCGTGCGGCCGCTGTCGGTCATCGCGGGCACCATCGGCACGGGGCTGACGTACCGCGAGCGCGCCTACGCCGCGCTCATTGCGCCGCGCGGCATCGTTGCGATCTCGCTGGGCGCCATCGTGGCCATCGAGATGACCCGCACGGCCGCGAACGTCGTGGAGAGCCGGCCGAGCCTGGAGGCCGACGCCAAGCAGCTCGAGACGCTCGTCGTCCTGGTTATTGTGGTGACGGTGACGCTCGCGGGGCTGACCTCGGGCCCGCTGGCCAAGCTGCTGCGTGTGCAAGCGGGCCGACCCAACGGCGTGATCATCGTGGGCGCCCATCGGCTGGGTCGAGACGTCGCCGCCCACCTGCGGGCCGTGGGCGTGCCGGTGCGGGTGGTCGACACGAATGCGGCGAACATCGCGGCCGCCGCGGGCGAGGGCATCTCGACCAGCATGGGCAGCGCCACCGACATCCGCTGGATGGACCAGGAGGTCGCCTCGACGGGCTTCGGCAACGTCTTGGCGCTCTCGGACAACGGCGAGGTTGACGGCGCCGTGGCGCGGTGGGCGGCCCAGCGCTTCGGCGTCGCCCAGGTGCTCCAGTGGCGGCGCGACAAGCCCGAGCCGGCGACCAAGGGCCACCCGCAGGCGGGCACGGCGCTCAAGTGGGGCCGGCCGCTGCGGCACATGTTGTTCCAGATGGATGCTGGGCTGGCGCGCGTCGCGACCTGGGAAGGCGAGCGTATGGGAGCGGTCGCGCTCATCGGCGTCGACGACACCAGCCAGGTGCACCTGATCGACGACGGCGACGTCGAGAAGGCCTTCCCCAACGGCGTGCCCGACGGCCTGCACTTCATCGGCGTCGAAACCGGACCCGCGCAGAAGCCGCCGGTCAAAACCGAAGGCGATGAGGCCCCGACGCCTGACGCGATCGAACAGGCGGGCGTCGACGAACCCGGAGACGACAACGCGGGCGAGGCCTGA
- a CDS encoding DUF885 family protein — MLHAILAAIALFFADPDPSLPTMAGLIERYRADLGSVRRFHDTPMSLNAIEQSEAFNQAWLDRLEKVDFESLDVDGRAEHVLLREHVRFALDEARYDREQLKEIEPLVPFVEPLVLMLEARRQLEPVDQRQAAETLDKLAAEIAEATKALEAAESERDRVLARRAAIQLDRLAWSLRSWFNFYDGYDPLFSWWCREPYDACSAALRTHSETLREKVAGITDDEDPVIGDPVGRDVLLRMLEHEMIPYSPEQLITIAEREYEWCLDQMLQATDELGFGKDWKAALEHVRDQHVPPGEQPEMIAAMVREAIAFVEDRGLITVPELNAETWRMSMMSPARQQVSPYFLGGETIIVSYPTDAMEHADKLASMRGNNRHFSRAVVHHEIIPGHGLQRFMLDRYRTHRGIFYTPFWLEGWALYWEMRLWDLGFAQGPEDRIGMLFWRMHRCARIIFSLRFHLGEMTAAEAVDYLVENVGHLRRNATAEVRRSVNGDYPPLYQAAYMLGGLQFMALYEELVVNGDMNERDFHDEILRHNAIPVEMVRAILRGDEIDADHEPSWYFAGDVEPRIR, encoded by the coding sequence ATGCTCCACGCCATCCTCGCCGCCATTGCCCTGTTCTTTGCCGATCCCGATCCCTCGCTGCCCACCATGGCGGGGCTCATCGAGCGATACCGGGCCGATCTGGGCAGCGTTCGGCGGTTCCACGACACGCCGATGTCGCTCAACGCGATCGAGCAGTCCGAGGCGTTCAACCAGGCGTGGCTCGATCGGCTCGAGAAGGTCGACTTCGAGTCGCTCGACGTCGACGGTCGGGCCGAGCACGTGCTGCTGCGTGAGCACGTGCGCTTCGCGCTCGACGAGGCGAGGTATGACCGCGAGCAGCTCAAGGAGATCGAGCCGCTCGTACCGTTCGTCGAGCCGCTGGTGCTGATGCTCGAGGCGCGGCGGCAGCTCGAGCCCGTCGATCAGCGGCAGGCGGCCGAGACGCTCGACAAGCTCGCTGCAGAGATCGCCGAAGCCACCAAAGCGCTCGAAGCCGCCGAGAGCGAACGCGACCGCGTGCTCGCGCGGCGCGCCGCCATCCAGCTCGACCGGCTGGCGTGGTCGCTCCGCTCGTGGTTCAACTTCTACGACGGCTACGACCCGCTCTTCTCGTGGTGGTGCCGCGAGCCCTACGACGCTTGCTCGGCCGCGCTGCGCACGCACTCCGAGACGCTCCGCGAGAAGGTCGCCGGCATCACCGACGACGAGGACCCAGTCATCGGCGACCCCGTCGGTCGCGACGTGCTGCTCCGCATGCTCGAGCACGAGATGATTCCCTATTCTCCCGAGCAGCTCATCACGATCGCCGAGCGCGAATACGAGTGGTGCCTCGACCAGATGCTGCAAGCGACCGACGAGCTTGGCTTTGGGAAAGACTGGAAGGCGGCGCTCGAGCACGTCCGCGACCAGCACGTGCCGCCGGGCGAGCAGCCCGAGATGATCGCCGCAATGGTGCGCGAGGCCATCGCGTTCGTCGAGGACCGCGGCCTGATCACCGTGCCCGAACTGAACGCCGAGACCTGGCGGATGTCGATGATGTCGCCCGCGCGCCAGCAGGTGAGCCCCTACTTCCTGGGCGGCGAGACCATCATCGTCTCGTATCCCACCGATGCCATGGAGCACGCCGACAAGCTCGCCAGCATGCGCGGCAACAACCGCCACTTCTCCAGGGCCGTCGTGCACCACGAGATCATCCCCGGCCACGGCCTGCAGCGGTTCATGCTCGACCGCTATCGCACGCACCGCGGCATCTTCTACACGCCCTTCTGGCTCGAGGGCTGGGCGCTCTACTGGGAGATGCGGCTGTGGGACCTCGGCTTCGCGCAGGGGCCCGAAGACCGCATCGGCATGCTCTTCTGGCGCATGCATCGCTGCGCCCGCATCATCTTCAGCCTCCGCTTCCACCTGGGCGAGATGACGGCCGCCGAAGCCGTCGACTACCTCGTCGAGAACGTCGGCCACCTGCGACGAAACGCGACGGCCGAGGTGCGCCGCTCGGTCAACGGCGACTACCCGCCGCTGTACCAGGCCGCGTACATGCTCGGCGGGCTGCAGTTCATGGCGCTCTACGAGGAACTCGTCGTGAACGGCGACATGAACGAGCGCGACTTCCACGACGAGATCCTGCGGCATAACGCCATACCGGTCGAGATGGTCCGGGCCATCCTGCGCGGCGACGAGATCGACGCGGACCACGAGCCGTCGTGGTACTTCGCGGGCGACGTCGAGCCGAGGATACGCTGA
- a CDS encoding RNA-binding protein produces the protein MRIYVGNLPYSTGDSELAETFSPFGEVQSASVVMDRETGRSRGFGFVEMNDEDGHKAIENLHGTPMDGRPLTVNEARPRANAGGGGGGFGGGRGGRGFGGGGGGGGFGGGDRRGGGGGGGRGGW, from the coding sequence ATGCGGATTTACGTCGGCAACCTGCCGTACAGCACGGGCGACAGCGAGCTCGCCGAGACATTTTCCCCCTTCGGAGAGGTCCAGTCGGCCAGCGTGGTCATGGACCGTGAGACCGGCCGCAGCCGCGGCTTTGGCTTCGTCGAGATGAACGACGAGGACGGCCACAAGGCCATCGAGAACCTGCACGGCACGCCCATGGACGGCCGGCCCCTCACCGTGAACGAGGCGCGGCCACGCGCCAACGCCGGTGGTGGCGGCGGCGGCTTCGGCGGCGGCCGTGGTGGTCGCGGCTTCGGCGGCGGCGGCGGTGGTGGTGGCTTCGGCGGTGGTGATCGCCGGGGCGGTGGCGGCGGTGGTGGCCGCGGCGGCTGGTAA
- a CDS encoding ASCH domain-containing protein translates to MSPRARAAARATEHVAIVHPWVIDALLAGQKTIESRFSRDKRPPFGRIKKGHCVYFRATGGGYEARARASRVQCLEDLTPRLVDQIAADHRDRIGGDDAYWEGVREARCVTLVHLTGCEAVSRGPSLDRQRGDRRAWFVLE, encoded by the coding sequence GTGAGCCCACGGGCCCGCGCCGCGGCAAGGGCCACGGAGCACGTCGCCATCGTGCACCCGTGGGTCATCGATGCCCTGCTGGCGGGCCAAAAGACCATCGAGAGCAGATTCTCGCGCGACAAGCGTCCGCCGTTCGGCCGCATCAAGAAGGGCCACTGCGTGTACTTTCGCGCCACCGGCGGCGGGTACGAGGCCCGGGCTCGGGCCAGCCGCGTGCAGTGCCTCGAAGACCTGACGCCGCGACTCGTGGACCAGATCGCGGCCGACCACCGCGACCGCATCGGCGGCGACGACGCGTACTGGGAGGGCGTCCGCGAGGCGCGCTGCGTCACGCTCGTCCACCTGACCGGCTGCGAGGCGGTCAGCCGCGGGCCTTCCCTCGATCGCCAGCGGGGCGACCGCCGGGCCTGGTTCGTGCTGGAGTAG
- a CDS encoding VOC family protein: MPQPFHLAFPVHDLDAARAFYGGLLGCPEGRSSDHWIDFDLYGHQIVAHLSSEARAAAPTNAVDGHDVPIPHFGVVLEMDAWKALAEKLRGESVEFVIEPYVRFEGQPGEQATMFFRDPSGNALEFKAFADASKLFEK, encoded by the coding sequence ATGCCCCAGCCCTTCCACCTCGCCTTCCCCGTGCACGACCTCGACGCCGCCCGCGCGTTCTACGGCGGCCTGCTGGGGTGCCCCGAAGGCCGCAGCAGCGACCACTGGATCGACTTCGACCTCTACGGCCACCAGATCGTCGCGCACTTGTCGAGCGAAGCACGAGCCGCAGCCCCGACCAACGCCGTCGATGGCCACGACGTCCCCATCCCCCACTTCGGCGTCGTGCTCGAGATGGACGCGTGGAAGGCCCTGGCCGAGAAGCTGCGGGGCGAGAGCGTCGAGTTCGTGATCGAGCCCTACGTGCGCTTCGAGGGCCAGCCGGGCGAGCAGGCGACGATGTTCTTCCGCGATCCGTCGGGCAACGCACTGGAGTTCAAGGCGTTCGCGGATGCGTCGAAGCTGTTCGAGAAGTAG
- a CDS encoding response regulator, producing MSTTDTSALQDATILIVDDDKDVLLAMETAFKAEGATTHTAGDGNTAIELTQEAKPDLVVLDMMLPARSGFLALEKIKGNADSPLVIMVTANDGKRHQAYAQSLGVDGYLIKPVPLGQLMETAAELLASRK from the coding sequence ATGAGCACCACTGACACCTCCGCCCTGCAGGACGCGACCATCCTCATCGTCGACGACGACAAGGACGTGCTCCTGGCCATGGAGACCGCCTTCAAGGCCGAGGGCGCCACGACCCACACGGCTGGCGACGGCAACACCGCCATCGAACTGACCCAGGAGGCCAAGCCCGACCTGGTCGTGCTCGACATGATGCTGCCGGCCCGCTCGGGCTTCCTGGCCCTTGAGAAGATCAAGGGCAACGCCGACAGCCCGCTGGTGATCATGGTGACCGCCAACGACGGCAAGCGGCACCAGGCCTACGCGCAGTCGCTGGGCGTCGACGGCTACCTCATCAAGCCCGTGCCGCTCGGCCAGCTCATGGAGACCGCCGCCGAGCTCCTGGCGAGCCGCAAGTAA